In Ruminiclostridium papyrosolvens DSM 2782, the following proteins share a genomic window:
- a CDS encoding TlyA family RNA methyltransferase: MEKERLDVLLVNKGLFESREKCKSAIMAGLVWINGIREDKPGTKVPVECEIEIKENVNPYVSRGGLKLAKAVSAFNINLADKTCLDIGASTGGFTDCMLKNGATKVVAVDVGYGQLAWELRNDPRVICMERTNVRYVKPEDVGFLSDFASIDVSFISLTKVLPAVLALLKDEAELVCLIKPQFEAGREKVGKHGVVRDSAVHKEVIFNIINFVLASNLFIKELSYSPIKGPEGNIEYLLYTTKNENQGSKDIIELVEGVVSEAHNTLVKS; the protein is encoded by the coding sequence TTGGAAAAGGAAAGACTTGACGTGCTACTTGTAAATAAAGGCTTGTTTGAGAGCCGTGAAAAATGCAAGAGTGCTATTATGGCAGGACTTGTGTGGATTAATGGAATCAGGGAGGACAAGCCGGGTACAAAAGTCCCTGTTGAATGTGAGATTGAAATAAAGGAAAATGTCAATCCTTATGTTAGCAGGGGAGGATTAAAGCTTGCTAAAGCCGTGAGTGCTTTTAATATAAATCTTGCAGATAAAACCTGTCTTGATATAGGTGCATCTACGGGAGGATTTACGGATTGTATGCTTAAAAACGGTGCAACAAAGGTAGTTGCTGTAGACGTTGGGTATGGTCAACTGGCTTGGGAGTTAAGAAACGACCCCAGAGTAATATGTATGGAACGTACAAATGTCAGATATGTTAAGCCGGAAGATGTCGGGTTTTTATCTGATTTCGCATCAATAGATGTTTCATTTATATCCCTTACAAAGGTGTTACCGGCAGTTCTGGCACTTTTAAAGGACGAGGCTGAGCTGGTATGTCTTATAAAACCGCAGTTTGAGGCAGGGCGTGAGAAGGTTGGTAAGCATGGTGTTGTCAGGGACAGCGCTGTCCATAAGGAAGTTATATTCAATATAATTAATTTTGTTCTTGCCAGCAATTTATTTATAAAAGAGTTATCGTATTCACCAATTAAAGGCCCGGAAGGCAATATAGAGTATTTATTGTATACAACGAAAAATGAAAATCAGGGTTCAAAAGATATTATTGAACTTGTAGAAGGTGTTGTTTCTGAAGCACACAACACACTGGTAAAAAGCTGA
- the xseA gene encoding exodeoxyribonuclease VII large subunit, which yields MNRVYSVSDINNYIKQLVSRDLILSDVSIRGEISNFKHHYTGHMYFTIKDENSLLKCVMFKSQAIALRFAPENGMKVIVSGYISVFERDGQYQLYASNMQPDGVGALHVAFEQLKEKLQQEGLFDLEKKKSIPLLPGSIGIVTSSTGAVIRDIINVTYRRNSKMKLVLYPVAVQGPQAAGQISEAIKRLNEHNKVDVIIVARGGGSLEELWAFNEEIVARSIYASNIPVISAVGHETDFTISDFVSDMRAPTPSAAAELAVPDIEVLLYKLESYNMRMKNSLVKKVTALQNQLQKINSRPSFTQPYDRVNQQRQAIDNLVKNLVRENQAIIKDKKSQFGILAGKLDALSPLKIMERGYGVVKNSQGHVVNSVKQVNAGDKLEILINDGLAECDVTSVREGKIYE from the coding sequence ATGAATAGAGTTTATTCGGTTTCTGACATAAATAATTATATAAAGCAGTTGGTATCAAGGGACCTAATATTATCGGATGTGTCAATTAGGGGTGAAATATCCAACTTTAAGCACCATTATACCGGGCATATGTATTTTACCATTAAGGACGAAAACAGCCTTCTAAAATGCGTTATGTTCAAGTCACAGGCCATTGCGCTGAGATTTGCTCCCGAAAATGGTATGAAGGTGATAGTGTCCGGCTATATCTCCGTTTTTGAAAGGGACGGGCAGTATCAGCTATATGCAAGTAATATGCAGCCCGATGGAGTGGGTGCTCTGCACGTTGCCTTTGAACAATTAAAGGAGAAGCTTCAGCAGGAGGGATTATTTGACCTTGAAAAAAAGAAAAGTATTCCATTGCTGCCGGGAAGTATAGGTATTGTAACATCTTCAACAGGTGCCGTTATAAGAGATATTATTAATGTTACTTATAGAAGAAACAGCAAAATGAAGTTGGTTTTGTATCCTGTAGCCGTTCAGGGACCTCAGGCAGCAGGACAGATATCTGAGGCAATTAAGCGACTAAATGAGCATAATAAGGTTGACGTAATAATTGTGGCCAGAGGCGGCGGCTCACTGGAGGAGCTGTGGGCCTTCAATGAAGAAATTGTTGCCAGAAGTATATATGCATCCAATATCCCCGTTATCTCTGCTGTTGGACATGAAACAGACTTTACAATAAGTGATTTTGTTTCGGATATGCGGGCACCCACCCCGTCCGCTGCCGCCGAACTTGCAGTTCCTGATATTGAGGTGCTTTTATATAAACTGGAAAGCTACAATATGAGAATGAAAAATTCCCTTGTGAAAAAAGTGACTGCATTGCAGAATCAACTGCAAAAAATAAATTCAAGACCTTCTTTTACACAGCCCTATGACAGAGTAAACCAGCAAAGGCAGGCAATAGACAATCTAGTAAAAAACCTTGTAAGGGAAAATCAAGCTATTATAAAAGACAAGAAGTCACAGTTTGGAATCCTAGCAGGAAAGCTGGATGCTTTGAGTCCTTTGAAGATAATGGAACGTGGCTATGGTGTTGTAAAAAATTCCCAAGGACATGTTGTAAATAGTGTAAAGCAGGTTAATGCCGGAGATAAGTTGGAAATATTGATAAATGACGGATTGGCAGAATGTGACGTTACATCGGTAAGAGAGGGAAAGATATATGAGTAA
- the spo0A gene encoding sporulation transcription factor Spo0A: MSSKKIEVLIADDNREFGDILCEYLSNQEDIEVVGLARDGFEAVDLILQNTPDIAILDIIMPHLDGLGVLEKIASSNLEKKPLFIVLSAVGQDKITQRALSLGAEYYIVKPFDMDVLVSRIRQLKDNTYLPSASTSTSMNSSISQHKSDSFINEKKPAHINNTSRSLEVEVTNVMHEIGVPAHIKGYQYLRDAIMMVVKDLDVINSITKLLYPSIAKEYNTTPSRVERAIRHAIEVAWSRGQVEAIDALFGYTVNIGKGKPTNSEFIAMIADKLRLELKVS, translated from the coding sequence TTGAGTAGTAAAAAAATAGAAGTCCTAATCGCAGATGATAACCGAGAGTTTGGAGACATCTTATGCGAGTACTTATCCAACCAGGAGGACATAGAGGTTGTTGGTCTTGCAAGAGATGGATTCGAAGCAGTTGATTTAATCCTTCAAAATACTCCTGATATAGCAATTCTAGACATAATTATGCCTCATTTAGATGGTTTGGGCGTTTTGGAAAAAATAGCGTCATCAAATCTTGAGAAAAAGCCATTATTTATTGTTCTTTCTGCCGTGGGACAGGATAAGATTACCCAACGCGCTTTATCATTAGGTGCGGAGTACTACATAGTGAAGCCATTTGACATGGATGTTCTGGTAAGCCGAATCAGACAACTAAAGGATAATACATACTTGCCTTCAGCTAGCACTTCCACATCAATGAATTCTTCCATATCGCAACACAAGAGTGATTCATTTATCAATGAAAAGAAGCCGGCTCATATCAATAATACTTCAAGAAGCCTTGAAGTTGAAGTAACAAATGTCATGCATGAGATAGGAGTGCCTGCACATATTAAGGGCTATCAGTATTTGAGAGATGCAATAATGATGGTTGTTAAGGATCTTGACGTAATAAATTCCATCACCAAATTGCTGTATCCAAGTATTGCAAAGGAATACAATACAACTCCAAGCAGAGTTGAAAGGGCAATACGCCATGCAATTGAAGTTGCGTGGAGCAGAGGTCAGGTAGAGGCTATCGACGCACTGTTTGGCTATACTGTAAACATAGGCAAGGGAAAACCTACCAATTCAGAATTTATTGCAATGATTGCCGATAAGCTGAGATTGGAATTGAAGGTAAGCTAA
- the dxs gene encoding 1-deoxy-D-xylulose-5-phosphate synthase — protein MGYLDSINSPEDIEKLEIEQLKVLAEEIRTFLIYKVSKTGGHLASNLGVVELTLAIHNNFNTNKDKIVWDVGHQTYVHKVLTGRKEDFDTLRKLGGLAGFPKTCESVHDCFNTGHSSTSISAALGIARARDIKKEDYSVMAVIGDGAMTGGMAYEALNDAGRLNSNFIVILNDNEMSIAQNVGGMSRYLSKLRTDPVYTKTKEDIDNFLDKLPNIGKKARKAVRKLKSTVKYLITPGVFFEQLGYKYYGPVDGHSLDELNKSLQAAKKIKGPVLIHVCTQKGKGYSYAEQSPDRFHGIAPFEVETGQTYGKKLPDYSEVFGEAVLKAAGMNDRVVAISAAMAKGTGLFKFSETYPQRFFDVGIAEQHAITSAAGMAINGMVPVVAVYSSFLQRAYDQLIHDIALQKLHVVIGVDRAGIVGEDGETHQGEFDLSFLNHIPDFTIMAPADYYELRAMVDYAINKHNGPIAIRYPRGRGKDLIKQEIPLLPGKGAVLEEGQQVCILAVGSMVETALHVSQKLKEHGINAGVVNARFIKPLDVELIKTCADKYKYLVTMEDNCVMGGFGTRVLDTLNTFNYKTRLLIKGLPEQFISQGSRDELMKKLRLDTDAVTNDIIEMLKNTML, from the coding sequence GTGGGGTATTTGGATAGTATAAACTCTCCTGAAGATATAGAAAAATTGGAGATTGAGCAGTTAAAGGTTCTTGCAGAAGAAATAAGAACATTTCTTATATATAAAGTCTCAAAAACAGGGGGTCATTTAGCCTCCAATCTGGGTGTTGTTGAATTGACACTTGCGATTCATAATAACTTTAATACAAATAAGGATAAGATTGTTTGGGATGTAGGACATCAGACATATGTACACAAAGTATTGACAGGCCGAAAGGAAGATTTTGATACATTACGAAAACTCGGTGGGTTAGCCGGATTTCCAAAAACCTGTGAAAGTGTACATGATTGCTTTAACACGGGACACAGCAGTACGTCAATCTCTGCAGCACTGGGTATTGCCCGTGCGAGGGATATAAAGAAGGAAGACTATAGTGTAATGGCTGTCATAGGCGATGGGGCTATGACAGGCGGAATGGCTTATGAAGCCTTAAATGACGCTGGAAGACTAAACAGCAACTTTATTGTGATTCTTAATGACAATGAGATGTCCATAGCACAAAATGTTGGCGGAATGTCAAGGTACCTAAGTAAACTTCGTACTGACCCTGTTTACACAAAGACTAAAGAGGATATAGATAATTTTCTTGATAAACTGCCAAATATAGGTAAGAAAGCCAGAAAAGCAGTACGAAAACTAAAAAGTACTGTTAAATATCTCATTACGCCGGGAGTATTTTTTGAACAGTTAGGTTATAAATATTACGGACCTGTTGACGGGCATAGTTTGGACGAGCTAAATAAATCGCTGCAGGCTGCTAAAAAAATTAAAGGGCCTGTGCTGATTCATGTATGTACTCAGAAGGGAAAGGGCTATTCTTATGCAGAACAAAGTCCGGACAGGTTTCATGGAATAGCACCTTTTGAGGTGGAAACAGGACAAACCTATGGAAAGAAACTGCCGGACTATTCCGAAGTTTTCGGAGAAGCAGTTTTAAAAGCTGCCGGAATGAATGACAGAGTGGTTGCAATATCAGCAGCTATGGCAAAGGGAACGGGATTATTCAAATTCAGCGAAACGTACCCTCAAAGGTTTTTTGATGTGGGGATAGCCGAACAGCATGCAATTACATCGGCTGCCGGTATGGCCATTAACGGTATGGTACCCGTAGTTGCAGTTTATTCATCTTTTTTGCAAAGAGCATATGACCAGTTGATACATGACATAGCACTTCAAAAGCTGCATGTGGTTATAGGGGTTGACAGAGCAGGGATTGTAGGCGAGGATGGAGAAACTCATCAGGGTGAATTTGATTTATCTTTTTTAAATCATATACCTGATTTTACTATAATGGCTCCTGCAGACTATTACGAGCTTAGAGCAATGGTTGATTATGCCATAAATAAACATAACGGGCCTATAGCTATCAGATATCCCAGAGGCAGAGGAAAGGACTTAATTAAACAGGAAATTCCTCTATTGCCCGGCAAAGGAGCAGTACTGGAAGAAGGGCAACAGGTGTGTATACTGGCTGTTGGCAGTATGGTTGAAACAGCTTTACATGTATCACAAAAGTTAAAAGAACACGGTATTAATGCAGGAGTTGTTAACGCCAGATTTATTAAGCCTTTGGATGTAGAATTGATTAAGACATGTGCAGATAAATATAAATACCTTGTTACCATGGAAGACAATTGTGTAATGGGCGGGTTCGGAACAAGAGTACTTGATACCCTTAACACTTTTAATTATAAAACACGTTTACTTATAAAAGGTTTACCGGAGCAGTTTATATCTCAGGGCTCAAGAGATGAACTAATGAAAAAACTCAGACTAGATACAGACGCTGTAACAAATGATATAATAGAAATGTTAAAAAATACCATGTTATAA
- a CDS encoding polyprenyl synthetase family protein, producing the protein MNFKEKNNIYVNMIEERLQNIIPEVNEYCLDIKKAMSYSLLAGGKRLRPLLALAVAEMLDKPFDEVINFGCAIEMIHTYSLIHDDLPAMDNDDYRRGKPTNHKVFGEAMAILAGDGLLNMAYEIMINDAVESKSIDKMRAAGIVAKYAGSLGMVGGQVIDLQSEGKTIESDRLKTMHRLKTGALIKAPVEAAAVICGADKKEFELLSGYAANLGLAFQIKDDILDIEGTVENMGKNPGNDSSCNKSTYVTMYGLEESKKLLETVTQEGISCLEAFGNNAQFLKELALSLVVRDR; encoded by the coding sequence ATGAATTTTAAGGAAAAAAACAATATATATGTGAATATGATTGAAGAGAGGCTTCAAAATATTATTCCGGAAGTAAACGAATACTGTCTGGATATAAAGAAAGCAATGTCCTACAGCCTTTTAGCCGGAGGCAAGAGATTGAGGCCTTTACTGGCACTCGCTGTAGCAGAAATGTTAGATAAACCTTTTGATGAGGTAATTAATTTCGGCTGTGCAATCGAAATGATTCATACATACTCACTTATACATGATGATTTGCCGGCTATGGATAATGATGATTATAGAAGGGGAAAACCCACAAACCATAAAGTGTTTGGTGAAGCTATGGCAATACTGGCCGGAGACGGACTATTGAATATGGCTTATGAGATAATGATTAATGATGCAGTTGAATCAAAGAGTATTGATAAAATGCGGGCTGCCGGAATAGTTGCCAAGTATGCAGGGTCATTGGGAATGGTAGGAGGTCAGGTAATTGATCTTCAATCTGAAGGAAAAACCATTGAAAGTGATAGGCTAAAAACAATGCACAGACTAAAAACAGGTGCGTTGATAAAAGCGCCGGTGGAAGCTGCGGCAGTAATATGCGGTGCCGATAAAAAGGAATTTGAGCTTCTGTCAGGGTATGCAGCAAATTTAGGGTTAGCCTTTCAAATAAAGGATGATATTCTTGACATAGAAGGAACCGTAGAAAACATGGGAAAGAACCCCGGGAACGATTCTTCATGCAATAAATCAACTTATGTAACCATGTATGGACTTGAAGAGTCAAAAAAGCTTCTTGAAACAGTAACTCAAGAAGGTATTTCCTGTCTTGAAGCATTCGGCAATAATGCGCAGTTTTTAAAAGAACTTGCATTATCACTGGTTGTAAGGGACCGCTAA
- a CDS encoding NAD(+)/NADH kinase has translation MKKIGIITNRQKDKGLEYTKQLVASIQKHGGQAILPTYDGTFEMDDIDNHVVEICDNCDMIICLGGDGTFLRTARTAYLYGLPMLGINLGSLGFLTDVEKGEIDKAVENILNDRYSLEDRIMLSSKLYKDGNLVAEDVAINDIVISRGGIPRILHLSTYIDNNLVEMYPGDGIVVATPTGSTAYSLSAGGPIVEPTSDLIIITPICPHILSSRALITSDMRKIKICVSQGFEHKAIVTVDGQKNLEITGGDYLEIEKTESTVKIIRVNSKNFFTVLRSKIYERKEE, from the coding sequence ATGAAAAAAATCGGAATTATAACCAACAGACAAAAAGATAAAGGTTTAGAGTATACAAAACAATTGGTTGCAAGTATTCAGAAACATGGTGGACAAGCAATTTTACCCACTTATGACGGTACTTTTGAGATGGATGATATTGATAACCATGTAGTTGAAATTTGTGATAATTGCGATATGATCATATGCCTCGGTGGAGACGGCACTTTTCTGAGAACAGCCAGAACCGCATATTTGTATGGACTCCCCATGTTGGGTATTAACCTTGGCTCTCTTGGGTTTTTAACTGATGTGGAAAAAGGTGAAATAGATAAAGCGGTAGAAAATATATTAAATGACAGGTACAGTTTAGAAGATAGAATAATGTTATCATCCAAATTATACAAGGATGGGAATTTAGTTGCCGAGGACGTGGCGATTAATGATATTGTGATTTCGAGAGGGGGTATTCCCAGAATACTTCATCTCAGTACTTATATTGATAATAACCTTGTTGAGATGTATCCGGGGGACGGCATTGTTGTGGCTACTCCAACAGGTTCCACAGCGTATTCTTTATCAGCAGGAGGGCCTATAGTTGAGCCTACATCGGATCTGATTATCATTACTCCAATTTGTCCGCATATTTTGTCATCAAGGGCATTAATTACATCGGATATGAGAAAAATAAAAATATGTGTATCACAGGGTTTTGAGCATAAAGCTATAGTAACTGTGGACGGGCAGAAAAATCTTGAAATAACAGGCGGAGATTACCTGGAAATAGAGAAAACTGAGAGTACGGTAAAAATAATCAGAGTAAATTCCAAGAACTTTTTTACAGTACTCAGAAGTAAAATTTACGAGAGAAAAGAGGAGTAA
- a CDS encoding VanZ family protein: protein MNNLREEYINNTFRKIMVILLFLSIALIAICLLNPATNEGDAARTIRSFGYTNSIKLIPLKTLPLMFTKNSPYVFWFFYILLFIPLGALIPFGINRYFNKSLIFKCYIACILTVQLIRAIFPVGLVNVDIATLNFIGCMIGFLIFKYILFKIAFIFDNTPNT, encoded by the coding sequence ATGAATAATTTGAGAGAGGAATATATCAATAACACTTTTAGAAAAATAATGGTGATACTTTTATTTCTAAGTATAGCCTTAATTGCTATTTGCTTACTTAATCCCGCTACAAATGAAGGGGATGCTGCAAGGACTATTCGGTCTTTTGGATACACTAATTCTATTAAATTGATACCTTTAAAAACATTACCTCTTATGTTTACAAAAAACTCTCCATATGTTTTCTGGTTTTTTTATATTTTGTTATTTATTCCGCTAGGTGCTTTAATACCATTTGGAATTAACAGATATTTTAATAAATCATTGATTTTTAAATGTTATATCGCCTGCATATTAACTGTCCAACTAATCAGGGCGATTTTTCCGGTAGGGCTTGTCAATGTTGATATTGCAACGTTAAATTTTATAGGTTGCATGATTGGGTTTTTAATCTTTAAATATATACTTTTTAAAATAGCATTTATTTTTGATAATACCCCAAATACCTGA
- the recN gene encoding DNA repair protein RecN yields MLLQLDIQNIALIDKISLEIAPGLNVLTGETGAGKSILIDSINAVLGERVNRDIIRNGKEKAFIEAVFEYDSTYINDILNELGIEHEDGSLILSREISLSGKNTCRINGRLVNVSVLKQVGQLLLDIHGQHDNQSLLKTESHIDLLDAFGGETIQKVKSEYHCLFEEYKTVKSKLKGIVGDKGEIERRMDMLKFQIDEIKNAKLKEGEDEELLKRRQLLANSEKIMNAIHSSYEFLSEGGNSGKSASYNINKALLELAAVQKYDEGLIPLSEKLESVVYQLEDICEELRARRDEGDFDPDELSVIEERLDIITRVKRKYGAGIKEALDFLKKSQIEYDELLQSESLAEDLKNQLVSITQKLRETATKLHSQREKAALILESNITAELENLEMKNARFKVNIVIEETKNNFTKNGLDNVEFLISSNAGEPLKPLSRIASGGEMSRIMLAIKTILANVDAIPTLIFDEIDTGISGKAAQKVGEKLSYISRTHQVICVTHLSQLACMADNHLYIEKNSNGENTYTTVRILDEKGRIQEIARIIGGSDITSIAYKHAEELLHSAENFKAK; encoded by the coding sequence ATGCTGTTACAGCTCGATATCCAGAATATTGCACTTATTGATAAGATAAGTCTTGAAATTGCACCGGGGTTAAATGTCCTCACAGGTGAAACCGGGGCGGGAAAGTCCATTCTAATTGATTCAATAAATGCTGTCCTCGGAGAACGTGTAAACAGGGACATAATTAGAAACGGTAAAGAAAAGGCATTTATTGAAGCTGTGTTCGAATATGACAGTACTTATATAAATGACATTTTGAATGAACTGGGTATTGAACATGAGGATGGCAGCTTAATCCTTTCAAGGGAAATAAGCTTGAGCGGAAAGAATACATGTCGTATAAACGGAAGATTGGTTAATGTTTCCGTGCTCAAACAGGTAGGACAGCTTCTTTTGGATATTCATGGTCAACATGACAATCAGTCCTTGCTTAAAACAGAATCTCATATTGATTTGTTGGATGCTTTTGGCGGAGAAACCATTCAAAAAGTTAAGTCTGAATATCACTGTCTCTTTGAGGAATATAAAACGGTAAAATCAAAACTTAAAGGCATTGTTGGAGATAAAGGTGAAATTGAACGCAGAATGGATATGCTGAAATTTCAGATTGACGAAATAAAAAATGCCAAACTAAAGGAAGGCGAGGACGAAGAGCTATTAAAAAGAAGACAATTACTCGCTAATTCCGAGAAGATAATGAATGCCATACATAGCTCTTATGAATTCCTCAGTGAAGGCGGAAACAGCGGTAAATCAGCTTCATATAATATTAACAAGGCACTTTTAGAGCTTGCAGCCGTTCAGAAGTATGATGAAGGGCTTATTCCTTTGTCCGAAAAACTGGAATCAGTGGTTTACCAGCTGGAGGATATTTGTGAGGAGTTGAGGGCAAGAAGGGATGAAGGGGATTTTGACCCTGATGAACTGTCCGTAATAGAAGAAAGACTTGATATTATTACGAGAGTCAAGAGAAAGTATGGAGCAGGTATTAAGGAAGCTTTGGATTTTCTCAAAAAATCCCAGATTGAATACGACGAATTACTTCAGAGCGAAAGCCTTGCTGAAGACTTAAAAAATCAGCTGGTATCCATAACTCAAAAGTTGCGGGAAACAGCTACTAAGCTGCATTCTCAAAGGGAAAAGGCAGCTCTTATTCTCGAGAGTAACATAACTGCCGAACTTGAAAATCTTGAAATGAAAAATGCACGTTTCAAAGTAAATATTGTAATAGAGGAAACAAAAAATAATTTTACTAAAAATGGTTTGGACAATGTGGAATTTCTCATTTCAAGTAATGCGGGAGAACCTTTGAAACCTCTTAGCAGAATAGCTTCAGGCGGTGAAATGTCAAGGATAATGTTAGCCATAAAAACCATTCTTGCCAATGTAGATGCAATCCCAACACTTATATTTGATGAAATTGATACCGGAATCAGCGGGAAAGCAGCTCAAAAGGTTGGAGAAAAGCTGTCCTACATATCGAGAACCCATCAGGTTATCTGTGTGACTCACTTGTCCCAGTTGGCTTGTATGGCTGATAATCATCTCTATATTGAAAAAAATTCTAACGGTGAAAATACATACACTACAGTAAGAATTTTGGATGAAAAAGGCCGTATTCAGGAAATAGCGAGAATAATAGGAGGTTCTGACATAACTTCCATTGCTTACAAGCATGCGGAGGAATTACTTCACTCTGCTGAAAATTTTAAGGCAAAATAA
- the spoIVB gene encoding SpoIVB peptidase has product MHYIKSNKKKLFVLLFVCFCVITLSYLQAFSVIPEKLILLEGEEYIYNFKSFYFVNIKADNRAVLKLNNTDIKAQGNYLELISPLSFKTQKRGSVKLNFKAFGVIPLKTMQVDIIPSKKLAACGNTIGVKIKMDGILVIGLSEVDKPDGSKAAPAKDGGIKTGDVIYEVNNKKLSGIKDLVEQIDNCKGDKLTIKFKRGNEFASTTISPIEGVNDKKYHIGLWVRDSTAGIGTMTFYDPETHGFGALGHGITDADTGTLMPVNSGEVMESNIISVRKGEQGTPGELKGIFMENKPPMGNIFANAECGIYGQMFSAFHIDKNRLYPIGLRGQVKVGPATILSNIEGNKIEEFNIMIEKVSRQSFSGPKGMVIRVTDKKLLNSTGGIVQGMSGSPIIQDGKLIGAVTHVLVNDPTRGYGIFVEWMLKNINEAPVKQEAG; this is encoded by the coding sequence ATGCACTATATCAAATCAAATAAGAAAAAGCTGTTTGTATTATTATTTGTTTGTTTTTGTGTAATTACACTCAGTTACTTGCAAGCGTTTTCCGTAATTCCAGAAAAGCTTATTCTTCTGGAAGGAGAGGAGTATATTTACAATTTTAAAAGCTTCTATTTTGTAAATATCAAGGCTGATAACAGAGCAGTTTTAAAACTTAATAATACTGATATAAAAGCTCAGGGGAATTATCTGGAATTAATATCACCACTTTCTTTTAAAACACAAAAGAGAGGCTCGGTGAAGCTTAATTTCAAAGCATTTGGAGTTATACCATTAAAGACTATGCAAGTAGACATAATTCCTAGTAAAAAGCTTGCTGCATGCGGAAATACTATAGGGGTTAAAATTAAAATGGACGGTATTTTAGTAATCGGTCTTAGTGAGGTTGATAAGCCTGACGGTTCTAAAGCTGCGCCTGCAAAAGATGGAGGTATAAAAACAGGAGATGTAATTTATGAAGTAAATAACAAAAAATTATCAGGAATTAAAGATCTCGTTGAGCAGATTGATAACTGTAAAGGAGACAAACTGACAATTAAATTCAAACGTGGAAATGAATTTGCAAGTACTACCATTAGTCCGATTGAGGGTGTAAATGACAAAAAGTACCATATTGGATTATGGGTAAGAGACAGCACGGCAGGTATAGGAACTATGACATTTTATGATCCCGAAACTCATGGATTTGGCGCTCTGGGGCATGGAATAACGGATGCTGACACCGGAACCTTGATGCCTGTTAACAGCGGTGAAGTAATGGAATCAAATATTATTTCGGTAAGAAAAGGTGAGCAAGGAACCCCGGGAGAACTGAAAGGAATATTTATGGAAAACAAGCCTCCAATGGGAAATATATTTGCCAATGCAGAATGCGGAATATATGGGCAGATGTTCTCGGCCTTTCATATTGACAAAAACCGATTATATCCAATAGGCTTGCGAGGTCAAGTAAAAGTTGGACCTGCAACAATTTTGTCAAATATAGAAGGAAACAAAATTGAAGAGTTCAACATAATGATTGAAAAGGTTTCTAGGCAGTCTTTCAGCGGGCCAAAAGGAATGGTCATAAGAGTAACTGACAAGAAGCTATTAAATTCTACGGGGGGAATTGTGCAGGGTATGTCGGGCAGTCCGATAATACAAGATGGCAAATTAATTGGAGCTGTCACGCATGTTTTGGTTAATGACCCTACAAGAGGCTACGGAATATTTGTAGAATGGATGTTAAAAAATATTAACGAAGCCCCTGTAAAGCAAGAAGCAGGATAA
- a CDS encoding arginine repressor: MKYNRHAKILDIIDNNDIETQEELAEKLKQQGMDVTQATVSRDIKELRLIKVMTAEGKYKYSAFAQSENQVSNRLITILTEAYVSSDYANNIVVVKTLSGMAQAAGSAIDSLKWTEILGTIAGDDTLIMVCRAEKIAEDIVNKFNKMIKS, from the coding sequence ATGAAATATAACAGACATGCTAAAATTTTGGATATTATCGATAATAATGATATTGAAACACAGGAAGAACTTGCAGAAAAGCTTAAGCAACAAGGAATGGATGTGACTCAGGCCACAGTTTCCCGTGATATTAAGGAGCTAAGGCTGATTAAGGTTATGACTGCAGAAGGTAAATATAAGTATTCTGCGTTTGCTCAATCTGAAAATCAGGTTTCAAACAGATTGATTACTATACTTACAGAAGCATACGTCTCCAGTGATTATGCAAATAATATCGTTGTTGTTAAGACTCTCTCAGGTATGGCTCAGGCTGCCGGCTCTGCTATAGACTCTCTGAAATGGACTGAAATACTGGGTACAATAGCAGGAGATGATACATTGATAATGGTTTGCAGGGCTGAAAAAATTGCAGAGGACATAGTTAATAAATTTAATAAAATGATAAAATCATAA
- the xseB gene encoding exodeoxyribonuclease VII small subunit — protein sequence MSKSVKIEKSFEEAIAELEQIVVKLEKGEATLEESINSFQQGIELSRYCAAKLDEAEKKITMLIQNEEGNLEEKDFNL from the coding sequence ATGAGTAAAAGCGTTAAAATTGAAAAGAGCTTCGAAGAAGCTATTGCAGAGCTTGAACAAATTGTTGTGAAGCTTGAAAAGGGTGAAGCCACACTGGAAGAGTCCATCAACAGCTTTCAGCAGGGGATAGAACTTTCAAGGTACTGTGCGGCGAAGCTGGATGAAGCAGAAAAGAAAATTACAATGTTGATTCAGAATGAAGAGGGTAATTTGGAAGAAAAAGATTTTAACTTGTAA